In Haloarcula salinisoli, one genomic interval encodes:
- a CDS encoding ZIP family metal transporter: protein MAINDHSIFNNPGEYSLLGFASVVVLLVLSGLAVTGGAGKVLVISWVAFVAMGLGAWLGARATETSPYRLVWGYGLASGAMVTSAAMFLVPQAMGLGAAAGTPRIGGIGIAAGIVAGYGTHTIGHRLTHVETSFDTTTAAITAHALSAGLIIGLVYASMPTLGLLLGLAIVSHKGPAGYAAARRLVRENNSATALLVPAAGVGLTAIPSALVTVPANPAANAIIFGFAAGIFLHVAMDFLPNCEAGSEIDEVCSLEEHSHDLLDELRTHGVASTVLGAAIVVLAWVAISA, encoded by the coding sequence ATGGCTATTAACGACCACTCTATTTTTAATAACCCGGGGGAGTACTCACTTCTCGGGTTCGCGAGTGTCGTCGTCCTGCTCGTCCTGTCGGGCCTCGCGGTCACCGGGGGCGCCGGGAAGGTGCTCGTCATCTCCTGGGTCGCCTTCGTGGCGATGGGGCTGGGCGCGTGGCTGGGCGCCCGTGCCACGGAGACGAGCCCGTATCGACTCGTGTGGGGGTACGGCCTCGCGAGCGGCGCGATGGTCACCTCGGCGGCGATGTTCCTCGTCCCGCAGGCGATGGGGCTGGGCGCCGCCGCCGGTACCCCCCGAATCGGCGGTATCGGTATCGCCGCGGGTATCGTCGCCGGCTACGGGACCCACACCATCGGCCACCGACTCACGCACGTCGAGACGAGCTTCGACACGACGACGGCGGCAATCACCGCCCACGCGCTATCGGCGGGGCTCATCATTGGACTGGTGTACGCCTCGATGCCGACGCTCGGCCTCCTGCTCGGGCTGGCTATCGTCTCTCACAAGGGGCCCGCGGGCTATGCCGCCGCCCGCCGACTGGTCCGTGAGAACAACTCCGCGACCGCGCTCTTGGTCCCCGCAGCCGGTGTCGGCCTGACGGCTATCCCGTCGGCGCTCGTGACAGTCCCGGCCAACCCGGCTGCCAACGCTATCATCTTCGGCTTCGCTGCCGGTATCTTCCTCCACGTCGCGATGGACTTCCTCCCCAACTGCGAGGCCGGCAGCGAGATAGACGAGGTCTGCTCGCTGGAGGAGCACTCCCACGACCTGCTGGACGAACTCCGGACCCACGGCGTCGCCTCGACTGTCCTCGGCGCGGCTATCGTCGTGCTGGCGTGGGTCGCTATCTCGGCCTGA